From the Vulpes vulpes isolate BD-2025 chromosome 15, VulVul3, whole genome shotgun sequence genome, the window AGAGGGTAAGTCAATGGCAAATGAGAAGGTGTCACTATCTGAGGCACCATACACATTTTTCATGTAGTTACAGTCCACATCAGTGTAGCTCTTCCAGGTATCAAAAGTGATACGAATCTGAACCTTTTTCTCAAAGCTCACGTTTTTCACTTTCACAGTTCCAGTCACTGTTCGCTCTTGCAAAGAGCAGTTCTCCAGACAGACAAAATTCTTCTGAAAGTGGTTCCGAAAACTTAAGTAATCAGTTGAAGGCTGGGGAAAATCTAAAATCAAGTTTTTCTCCTCATGGAGTTTTAAGCCAGAGGAGATATCGTTAAGGTCCAAGAGATCAAACTGGAGATCCCACGCTGGTTCTTCTGGGAGGTCCGAGAAGACATGGATGGCGGTGAGAGAGAGCCCCTTGGAGTCAGCAAACACAACCCGCTTCTTGGCTTGGTCATGTGACTGCTTCCACTCATTCTGTGATTTGGCTTCCTGTTTTATATTGAGACATGATTTCAAGGGCTTTAACTTGTTCACAAAATTTCTTCGTTGGAGATCATCATAAGGGCCCAGGAAACTCTTCAGAGGTGGCGAATGAGCCAAGCAGAGCCTCATGGCCACATCCACTGGCATGACTGAATTTGTCAAAGGTCGCGGATCTAAAACCTGGATCATTCTGGAATACAAAAAGAAGAGGGGTtatctggaatgctcttcccctggttccaaatatatatatatatatatactatttttgtattttctaaactgTAACCAGCACAGTAAGCATCAGGGATGTGCTATCAGatgtagtaaaataaaacagtattagATGATCAGATTTGCATCCTATATTTGGCTGTGCCCTGGCAGACTACAAGGCCGTGGGTTAACTGCTTAAAACATGTGGGGGTCTCAGTATccccatctgaaaaatgaaagggCTGCATGTCATAATCTCTAATATAGCTCTAAGAACCATTTGCTTTGTCCggagccagtggttctcaaacctgtCTAATCACAATGGCCTAgagagtttgttttctttctttctttttaatgccaATTCCTAGGACTTAGAGCTGCTGAGGCAAACCCTCTGTGAGTGGGGACTGGGATAGTAGAGATGCTCTTACAGCTTCCCAGGTAATACTGGTGACCAGACAAGTTCTAGAACCATGATTCCAGACTCTGCTCCTTCTAGCTGCTCTGATGATCTTGCTGTTAAATTGACTACCCTTCTCTGGAAAGGTAatccacttaaaaagaaaaataaatagcaataaaattcTCATGGAACGGTTTTGAGAGAAGGCTGGAAAGAATGAAGTCAGAGGATTAGCTTTGCATTTTATCATGTTCTTCCTCATTTTCACAAATAACCAACTGAAATGCAGATCAGCACTTCATACACTTAAAGAAAAACTTCACACAATCTATATTTCATCTACAAAGATATCCATGACAAACCCACATTTAGGTGACAAAAGctaattactttaaaattggACTGTTTTCAATGTATGTTGTATATATGAATTAATGAAATACTTAAtaggaaataaaccaaaaagttACATATCTCTGGGCAGTGATGacctatttttatctttgtactttttttggtattttctaaTGTTTGGCAATGGATATTAATAACTAGCAAGataataaagctatttaaaagtttaaacatAACTATGCTCAGCAATGTTAAATTAAGAAGTTCCATTTAGTTTTTCCTGGCCTTTAGCCCTTCATACGTATTGCCAAGCTTATGGATTCTTTTTTCCCTGTTCTCTCCTTACAGATAGGAGGTATATGTATACTATAATGACATTTCTCAATCTGGATTCAGTAATTTTCCATAGCAGCTCTAAGCACATAGGCAAGTGGTCATTAACACAAAATGGATAATGTAAGAACATTCACAGAATTTATTAGTCCTGATATTTTTCTGGAAGACCTACACACTTAGAACAAATGAAAGCTAAAGCTATATTTGTGAGCCTAATAATAGTTAACAGGCAGGGTTTTTAGAGAAGTGTTCTGCTAAGTAAGTTATGTCAGGGTAAGCTATTTAAAGTAGTTTTATGgagggtttttattgttttgtgattttgttttgcatGTTTTACTTTTTGCAGTTACAGAAAGACAGTTTTAGGATTTGGTGAGTTCCTGGCCAAAAGTTAGAAAATCATCATTTGCTCAAACTCCCCGGCTGAGTTTACTATGGCAAACCGTGATAAGAAGCGTGGAGGAGGGCGAAAGAATGCAGAACGACACACCGCAGCTTCCCCCAGGCTAAACCACACAATCGGTAACGCCAAGGTGCTGTTCCCACAAGCTGCCCCTGTCCTTGGGGCATTTGTGCGGGATCAAAAGATCAAAAGATAACAGATACTAGAGCTAAAGCTGACTCACAGTTCAGAGTTTCTGGTTTGGGATGCTAATTACCAAAATCAGCTTTGGCTGAGAAGCTCTGAGCAAATCTCCACCAGCCGAGGCTTCCCTGGGGCCAGATTCAGCTCAGCAGTCAGCCAGCTAGCCGTCCTCTGGGGTCTCCGTTTTCAGCGACGCCCGAAGGACCACGCAGCCCACCCGCCCTGCAGCTGTGCGCTCCCCTCTGCTCTGGTGCGGGGAGTCTGCGGCGAACCTACCTGGTGCAGCTCATTGGGCCACCGGGCGGCGGCGGACCTGCGCAAGTTCGCGCCCAGCTCGCAGCCACCTCCGTTCGGCAGGAGCTCGGGCGGATTGAGGGTGCGGCGTGGGAGAGGCCGCTTATCTGCCCCGCACCACGTGAACCCGTCCTTCGCACCAATCCCCGAGCGGCTGGCCCCGCGGCACGACCAATCAGCGCCCGGCTACGGCGCGAGCCCTCGCGCTGGGAACGTGATCGCCGCGGTCGGCGGGGGAGCGCCGGGGACGGCCCGCAGCGGCAGCGCGCTCGGTAACGCGGACCCTGGGCGGGGGGGCGTGGAGGCGGCGGCGTGCAGCACGTAGCGGGGGGGCCAGGGAGCGGCAAACCTCGCCCGGCTGGGCGCCGGCTCAGCGCGGCCCTAGGGGGAGCGGATGCCTTTGGCGTCCTGAAGCGTTTGTGCACAGTTAAACCTAAGCAGGGAGAGCTGTGGCTCCTAACAAATGTCTGTCATATTCGAGATGTTTATCTTTTTCACTGGTTGGTACATCTCCTCGTCTTCTCCCTCGCCTTAGCCTAAGCATTCGGAGGTTGggtgcatttttaaattagggtGAAATCAAAAAATCCACCACAGAGTGGACCCAGGCTGCTAAGAATTATTATCAACCTCTACAAGTGTTGCTAATAAAGCATGCTAGACCCGTAGAACAAGGACGTGGCGTTTAATTAAAAGGCACTTTGTATTCCAATCTATTCTTCAGTTTTTCTCCttggaagagaaaactgaagccagAATGAAATGGCCTTTTTTGCTCACAGTGGTCAATCCAAGTCTCTCAACTCCGTTCTGATGTCCTTTGGCAGTGAGGTGGAAaccaaaatgtcaaaatatctCCCTGTAAGTATCATGACTCTCCCAAGCCAGTTACTTTTGCTGAGGTTTCGTTACTTTGTTTAGTTTGGGGAGTTTTTAGACCATCAATTACaaccataaaattaaatatctaagTCGAGtataaattgtttttctaaaaacCCATGTCCTAGCTTTCCTCTATTAACTTCCATATCCATGAGTCAATTAAAGtgtgcagggacgcctgggtggctcagcggttaagcgtctgccttctgctcagggcgtgatcctggggtgttgggatcgagtcccacatgggactccctgcatggagcctgcttctccctatgcctgtgtctctgcctctgtgtatgtgtgtgtgtgcctctcatgaataaataaataaaatcttaaaaaggtaataaaagtgtGCAAAAtgtacaatgtttttaaaaattcctgtgtattttaaattactgtcaaacactggaattttttttaacatttcatttatttattcatgagagccagagagagaggcagaggcacagagggagaagcaggctccccacagggagtctgatgtggaactttttttttttttttttaaagaatgtttttatttttttttttaattttttttttttttttatgatagtcacagagagagagagagagagagaggcagagacacaggcggagggagaagcaggctccatgcaccgggagcccgacgtgggattcgatcccggggctccaggatcgcgccctgggccaaaggcaggcgccaaaccgctgcgccacccagggatcccctgatgtgGAACTCTTATCACTGGActcagcctgagctgaaggcagaccctcaacggctgagctacccaggcatctctggaatttttaaaatagagtttctaaaataaaaagaaagacaccCATGCTGAGTATCACCAGGGATGGTACTTAATGCTTGGGTTTCGTTTTTGGAAGGAAACATCCAACTAGTAGCAGATCTTCTAGCCCCCCAGCCCAACCAAAACTAGCTGTAAGTGACACAGTCTCTGGGTTTGACACTTACAAGCTACATGAATCTAAGCAAGTTCTAGCCCCAACTTCCTCACAAAGTGGAGATAGTGAAATTGCTCCAAAGATTACATAAAACTCTGCTGCTGAGAAAACTTAGCAGTGTCCAGTGCATGTGTTCAACTCCTGGTAATTCTCATATCAGTACTCCTCAGTTTTAGTTATTATTCCATTACTACAGGTGGCCAGTACCTGAGCTATTATACTGATAGATAGCTACTGTTTATTGGGCCTTTACTATGTCCAAATACTGTTTTAAGTGTTgtattgttgtgcccaagatcgcgaatccgagaaaccgccaaggagccgacaccgatgcaatcacatgagggtttatttacaagctcgagcctgggtccaagtgcacccgacacagcggagcagggacttggacccagagactaagaggcgtagcaggtttataggggccagtggcccatgggatacgcaggTAGTTGCTcggtcatgtcggtccacacgcaggtggccaattgaattacaccttaccctatagtatccacttgagctggcctgTTACTGTGGTCAGAATCGGCgtgcagttttggcgggcacaaggcagggttacattgttatgagccgatttccgattagggtgtgcccagcggttgactagggtggggcagcgccttaagcaataagcaggtcatgtgggggtcatacaggaggcggcgggtgtagcacaaaatggagttagtcctgctctgcttgtccaggggtaggggatttttgttaaatttcctgggtctcaCAGTATGTGTCTTACCTATTTTTATCTCAGAACAACTCTAGACGGTGTATACTATTATTAATTCCacttttagagataaggaaaggAAGGCACTGCGAGGTCAAAAAATCTACCCAAAGTGGATCTGGGGATTAGAAGCTGGTTGATGCCAGAACAAGAACCATTGTACCatattgtcttcctttttttttttttttaagattttatttatttattcagagagacagagagagagaatgacaggcagagacacaggcagagggggaagcaggctccatgcagagagcctgacatgggactcaatcaagggtctccaggatcacgccctgggctgaaggcggcactaaaccgctgcgccaccggggctgcccacattgtcttcctttttttttttttttttatagtttatttttttattttatttattattttatttatgatagtcacacacagagagagagagagaggcagagacacaggcagagggagaagcaagctccatgcaccgggagcccgacgtgggattcgatcccgggtctccaggatcgtgccctgggccaaaggcaggcgctaaaccgctgcgccacccagggatccctgtcttccTTTAATTACCCATTGAcaattagcatgatagatggtgGAAGGTGCCTGACATTATCACTGgttctaagtcttttttttttttttttccacagatgATAAATCTAAAACTCAAACTGAGCTGCTTACCAGGGACTGGTTAGGTCAGAGCAAAAATTGGaacactagggatccctgggtggcgcagcggtttggcgcctgcctttggcccagggcgcgatcctggggacccgggatcgaatcccacgtcgggctcccggtgcatggagcctgcttctccctctgcctgtgtctctgcctctctctctctctctgtatgactatcaaaaataaaataattaaaaaaaaaaattggaacactACGTAGAGTTTTTTATTCTACTCATGATCACATGTTAAACTAAAAAAGGGGATATTACCAATTAAAGTTATAGAGAAACATAAAGTATTAAGACTGTATTGTGATCTCATTTTGGAGGAAgaatgtggggacacctgggtgtctcagcagtggagtgtctgccttcggctcagtgtgtgatcctggactcccggaatcgagtcccatatcgtaCTCCTTGCACGGAAccggcttctcctccctctgcctatgttttgcctctctctctctctctatgtctctcatgaataaataaataaaaatatttttttaaaaatagaggaagaatGTGCATGCATAGAAAGTAGAATATGTTCTATCAAAGTGTTAACAGTGCTTATTTTTGGATGGTGAGATTatgagtaattaaaaatttttcatttcacttctttgtatattttcatttttctacaatgaacaGGAACTactaagaaatcatttttaaagggtttttaaaCTTTCAGATTCAACTACATACAGCCTACCTAGTAGGTACCAAGAACTGTGTGGGAGGCTTTCACATAGTTCTATGCTGCTTACCACAGTCCTTTTGAGTTTGTACTTGTTTCCATTTATGCTGCTTTCTCTCCTGCCCCCTGGTGCTGACTGATGCcttgaaatcaggaaaacaggCTCTCTCCAAAGAGGAGTCAACACTCAATAACCCTCTAAACTGGGTCCACCTCACACCCCACTTTTAAAACATCCCTGTAAGAGAACAATTTGGGTGCAGGTGTGAAGGTGCAATTGTTGTTGCCAAGAGTACCAGAGATTAAAGAAACAGTGGTTAAAATTGTTAAGGAAAGTGTAGAATACCACCTCAGACCTGTGTGGTATCTCAGGTGGGGTGACAGAGAAGAGGGgaacaaataaaagataaaatacttgGCCTCTCTAATAATCTATTGGGAACAAAAATGTAGAGGTAAGAAAACCAGTACCCATACCAGGTATGGCTAAGTGGAAAATAGGTCATATGAACATTATACACGTTTGCTATATGTCCATCAGGACTTGAGAAAAAGGAGAGGTCTCTGGCTAGCCAAAGAGGACCAGAACATGTAGGGTGACTGCAGGGAGATTAATGTGGCTAGAAGTGAGGATTCTAACtgcagaaagggaaggagaagggtaTTGGGAGAAGGGTTAAAGGAGAACTTTAACtgttacaagaaaaagaaaatcccctgaactgtcttgaaaaaaaaaaaaaaaatagagatctgAGTGTAAAACAAGGAAATGAGTAAAGAGTGAAATAGCAATCTGACTGTAAAGGAGAGATCATTCTCTTGTGTAGTTACATCTCCAGGTTGCTTCAGTTTCTGCATAGTCATTGAAGATTAGGGTAAAGGAAAACATGTTAGAAAGGAcctatgggggatccctgggtagcgcagcggtttggcgcctgcctttggcccagggcgtgatcctggagacccgggatcgagtcccacgtcaggctcccggtgcatggagcctgcttctccctctgcctgtgtctctgcttctctctctccctctgatgtgactatcataaataaataaaaattaaaaaaaaaaaaagaagaagaaaggaccTATGGGGGAAAAAACTCTAAGCCACCACTGAAGAGCATTTTAAAAGGCTTTAATATGAATATTATGGAAGATGGGAGAGGGGATGAGTTGTACGGGGAATGGATAGGAACTAGCCAAAACGTACTAAGTAGGAAACATCAACATATgaaacatcaaaatgaaaagtagtaatattctgaaaaaaataataatgacatacTATCAGCTAAAAATTTATTACTAATttacagtgtttttaaaattggtATTTATGCATGaataaagaatcaaatcaaaataaagagtatccaaatcaaaaaggaagagataaattgtcactatttgcagtAACGTGATATTATATGTAGAAAGCCTTAAACACCCCATCAAAACactgctagaactaataaatgaattcagaaaagttaTAGGGCACaaaatcaatatggaaaaatCCACTgaatttctatacattaataacagactatcagaaagaaattaagaaagcaatcctatttataattatatcaaaaagaataaaatatctgagAATAACTTTAATTAGAGGAATGAAAAGACCTGTTCAGTGAAAACTcttaagacactgatgaaagaaattgaagaagacaccaaaaaaatggaaagatattctgtgctcatggcttggaagaattaattttgtttaaatgttcATACTACCTAAAACAACCTACAGATTCATTATAACcactatcaaaattccaatggcatttctcACAGAAATAGGATAATCCTAAATTAGTGttgaatcacaaaaaaaaaaaaaaaaagcaaacagccaaagtaatctggagaaagaacgaagctggaggcatcacagtcaCTGATTTCaaactaaattaaatatatagtcatcaaaacagtatggtactagcataaaaacagacacatggtcaacagaacagaacagagagacaagaaataaatgcagatatatatatatatggtcaattaatttatgacaaagaagcaagaatacacaatgggaaaaggacagtgtctacaataaatggttttgggaaaactggacagctccatgtaaaagaatgaattgGATCATTACCTGACACcatgtataaaaattaactcaaaatagattaaagccttaaatgtaagacctgaaaccataaaactaaaagaaatcatAGTAAGGCTCCTAAACCAGTCTTAGAAATGAGACTGGATTTGATACtgaaagcaaagacaacaaaaggaaaaatgaacaaatgatattacaccaaactaaaaagcttctgcacagcagaggaaatgaacacaatgaaaaggcaacctactaaatgagagaaaatatttgcaaatatgatCTATAGAAGggattaaaatccaaaatacatatagaactcatataactcaatagtaaaaacTAAAACAACGACAAAAAAAACCGCTCTAAAAATATGGCCTGAGGATCAGAATAGACATTTTGCAAAGAGGACAAATTATGcaaatttgtatattttgcatatatattttgcaaatgtgcatatgtatacattattatacatatacatatatgtgtgtgtgtatatatatatatatacacacatatatacatatacattatacaaAATGGCCAAAAGGTGCATGGAAAGGTGCTCcctatcactaatcatcagggaaatgcaaatccaaagcACATTGAGATACCAGCTCATACATGCTGGTGAGGATAGGAAGAAAAGGGAACGTTTGTGCATTGTTGATGGGACTATAAATTggtagaaaacagtgtggaagttcctcaaaaaattaaaagtagaactaccatataatctgGCAATTCTGTTTCAGAGTATTTatctgaggaaaatgaaaacactaacttgaaaagatatctgcacccccatgttctttgcagcactatttataatagcccggATAAGGGAACAACccaaatgcaaatgaataaaGATATGTAAGTTgttgtacacatacacacatgcacacacacacacacacacactacagtattattcagccataaaaaaaatgaaatcctgtcctttgtgacaacatggatggactctgAGGGTgttaatgttaagtgaaataagtaagttAGAGTAAGACAAGTACAGGATGATCTTGCTtttatgtggaatcaaaaaaagggggaaaagtggagctcatagatacaaagaacaaatttGTGGTTACGA encodes:
- the PPP1R3C gene encoding protein phosphatase 1 regulatory subunit 3C; the encoded protein is MSCTRMIQVLDPRPLTNSVMPVDVAMRLCLAHSPPLKSFLGPYDDLQRRNFVNKLKPLKSCLNIKQEAKSQNEWKQSHDQAKKRVVFADSKGLSLTAIHVFSDLPEEPAWDLQFDLLDLNDISSGLKLHEEKNLILDFPQPSTDYLSFRNHFQKNFVCLENCSLQERTVTGTVKVKNVSFEKKVQIRITFDTWKSYTDVDCNYMKNVYGASDSDTFSFAIDLPSVIPTEEKIEFCISYHANGQVFWDNNEGQNYRIVHVQWKPDGVQTQMASQDCVFHQVPPKTESETSIFGSPRLASGLFPEWQSWGRMENLASYR